The sequence below is a genomic window from Halosolutus gelatinilyticus.
GGCTACTGGTGATCACCGAGGATCAGCACGTAGTGGAGACGCTTCGCGACGAGAGCGTGCCCGCCCGTCGAGCCGATCCGACGGCTCCGGAGACGATCGCGTCCCTCGAGACGCCGGACGTCATCTTCGTCGCGGGCGATCGCACCGACGTCAACCGGACCGCGCTCGAACGCGCCCGGGCGCAGTTCCCGGACGCGTCGATCGTCGTCTACATGGGCGGGAACGCGACGGCGGCCGATCGAGCGGCCTGTCGCGACCTCGCCGATCACGTCGTCGACGCGGAACGCGCGCTCGTCGATCGCGTGCTCGACGACACCGTCAGCACCTCAGCGCAGGCCGCTATCCGCCTCCGCGACCACCTGAAATCGATCGACGGGCGACTGGCGGTCGTCATGCACGACAACCCTGACCCCGACGCAATCGGGAGCGCGGTCGCGCTGGCCGACATCGCGACGGCGATCGGCGTCGACGCCGACGCCTGCTACTACGGTGACATCTCCCACCAGGAAAATCGGGCGATGGTCAACCTGCTCGGGTTGGACCTGCGGAATCTCGATCCGGGGGACTCGCTCGAGGAATACGCGGCGTTCGCGCTGATCGATCACTCCAGGCCCGGCGTCAACGACCAGTTGCCGCCCGGTCTTCACGTCGACATCGTCATCGACCACCACCCGCCCCGCGGCCCCGTTCCCGCGGACTTCGTCGACCTTCGCGAACACGTCGGCGCGACCAGTACCGTGTTGACGGAGTACCTCGATCGGTTCAGCGTCTCGCTCGACGAGGGCACGGCAACGGCGCTGCTGTACGGCATCCGCGTCGACACGAACGACTTCACCCGCGAGGTGTCCGCAGCGGACTTCAACGCGGCGTCGGTCCTCCGCCCGCACGTCGACATCACCGTCCTCGAGCAGATCGAACAGCCGACCGTCGAGGGCGAGACGCTGGAGACGATCGCCCGAGCGATTAAGAACCGCGAGCAACGCGACTCGGTCGCCGTCGCGAGCGTCGGACGGCTCTCCAATCGGGACGCGCTGCCCCAGGCGGCCGAACAGCTGCTGGCGATGGAGGGCATCGAAACGACGCTCGTCTTCGGCTTTAAGGACGAGATGGCCTATCTCTCCGCCCGATCGCGGGCCAACGACGTCGACCTCGGTGAGACGCTGCGCGACGCGTTCGACCAGATCGGGAGCGCGGGCGGACACGCCGACATGGCCGGCGCCCAGCTCGAGATCGGCATCCTCGGCAGCACGGACGACCAGCAGGAGGTCGACTCGATCGTCAGCGTCGTCGAGGAGGTCATCACCAACCGGTTCTTCGAGGCGATCTGGACCCAACCCGGGATCCCCGTCGGGGCCTCCGGAGGAACGAGCGAGTGGCTGTTCACGAGCGAAGCCGGCGACGGCGAGCCGGAGTAGCTCGTCAGGCGCACGCCGGGTCTAGAGCGGCCCGGCGACGAGGCAGTTCGATAACGCGTTTTCAACAGACCGACCCGGGACTCGTTGTGTGATCCGATCGCCCCCCATTTTGGGACGCTGGGTTAACCGGCAATCTCCGTCGGGAGCGGACCCACGAGATCGGACTACGATCCTCGCGGCTAGCATATGGCGTCGTCTGTTCCACACTCCACAATCATCATAGAAGACACCAATAACCGATCATACTAAATATCGTATGTGTCCGTTACGCTTTGTTTCCTTCCGTTGCTCTCTCCCGTATCGCATCGGAATCGGAGACAACACTCGCGACGTGGCGCTCTTTGTTGCGGTGCAGAACCGGCGAGAAACCGCCCTTCTCGGCGTCGCCGTCTTCGATGTGTTCGTTGCATCCGCTCGATCGCCCCTGCGCTTCGAAAAGCGCCGGACGCGGAGGCGATCCGGCTTCCAGCTCGACGACGATGGACGGCCGGTCCCGTCGACCGGCGAGGCGAATCCGCGATTTGGCGAAGGCGACGCGATTCCGTTCGATCGAACCGTCAGCCGATAGTCGGATTTCGGAACCCGATCGGGGGCGACCGAGGGCGGCCGCACGGAACAGATGTGTTAGTTATCTCATCTGTGTGTGAACCAGGACTGCTTTATAGCGAATCCAACCACGAGTATCAGATTTAGATACATCTAATATTTTTGTCAGAGATGTCGGGGAACGGGTAACGAATTCGGCCACTCGGACTCCCGGAGTGGCGACGGCGATCGAACTCGCCGCGGGCCGCAGCTACCGCTCCCCTCACCGCTCGTTCAGGGCGAGGTCTGTCGGCGGGGCGTCGGTTACCGCAACGTCGTAGGCTTCGATCTCGCTCCCGCCGAGGAACCAGGTTGCGTCGGACGGCGCCGCGATCGCGAGCGGTTCCGATCGGTAGTTGGCGATCCAGGTTAGTCCGTCGCGTCGCGCGAACCGGACCTGTTCCGGCAGCGGGTCGGCCGTCTCGCAGTCGGCTCGATCGAGCAGGTCCCCGACGAGCGCGCTCGCGAGATCGTCGTCGGGCCAGGTTCCCACGTAGGTGACGTTGCCGTCGCCGACGGGGTTGCGGACGATCGCCACCTCTCCGTCGGCGCGCTCGCCTTCGTACCGGCCCAGAACGTCGACGGCTTCGGCGGTCGGGGAGAGCCATTCGTTCCAGACGCGGCTGTCGAACCGCTCGCCGCCGTAGGAGATCGCACTCTCCAGTTCGGCCGGAACGCTCTCGTGTCGACGGATCTCGGCCCCGACCAGGTCGCGGAGCGGCCCCGGCTGGGGCGCGTCGTGGAGTTTGTTGTACGGATCCTTGACTCCCGAGCGCATCGTGACGAGAAGTTCGCCGCCGGCAGCGACGTAGTCGTCGAGGCGGGCCGCGAGTTCGTCGTCCGCGAGGTACAGCGTCGGCGCGACGATCGCGTCGTACCCGTCGAGGTCGGCGCGCGGGGGAACGACGTCGACCGTCACCGATCGTCGGCGGAGGGCGCGGTAGTAGGTCTCCAGGTGCTGCCAGTAGTCGAAGTCGGGCGTGTTGCGCTCGATCCCGATCGCCCACGCGTTATCGTAGCTGTGGACGATCGCGACGGCGGCGTCGGGGACCGAGAGGCTATCGCCGACGGTCTCGCCGAGGTCGGCCAGTTCCCGCGCCGCCCGCGTTGCGTCCTGGAGTCCCGCGTCCGGCGCCCCGTCCTGCGTCAGGAGACCGCTGTGGTACTGCTCCTGGCCCATCCGGCACCGTCGCCACCGGAAGTACGAGACCACGTCGGCACCGTGTGCGACTGCGGAGTGTGCCCACAACCGCATCGCGCCGTCGCCAGGTTGGGGGGAGTACGGCGGCCAGTTGATGTCGCCGGGTTGCTGTTCCATCACCCACAGGGGCGAGCCGGTGGCGCTTCGGAAGAGGTCGTGGTCCAGGCCGATCTGGTCGGGATCGCCGACCCGGAGTTCGTCCCTGGAAACGGTCTCGCGCTGGGCCTGAACGTGACCGGTCGGGTAGGAGTCCCAGGACGCGAAGTCGAGGTCTGCGGAGAGGTCGTACGCGTCCAGCGCGTCGAAGTGGGACATGAAGTTGTGCGTGACGAACCAGTCGTCGTCGGCCTCGCGAAGGATCTCCGTCTGGAGGCGGTTGTACTCGACGACGCTGTCGCTCGAGAAGCGGTAGTAATCCAGCAATCGAGACGGGTGGTGGGACGCGGCCGTGTGGCGGGGCGGATCGACCTGCGCGAAGACGTTCAGGTCCTGGCTCCAGAAGGCGGTTCCCCACGCTTCGTTGAGCCGATCGATACCGTCGTACCGCTCGCGGAGCCACGTCCGGAACGCGCTCGCGCAGTCGTCGCAGTAGCACCGAACCGTTCCGTGACAGCCGAACTCGTTGTCCGTCTGCCAGCCGGCGATCGCCGGGTGATCCGCAAACCGGTCCGCCAGGGCGCCGACGATCCGTCGCGTTTCGCGTCGATAGACGGCCGAGTTGTAGCAGTAGTGCCGGCGGCTGCCGTAGTGTCTCGTCGTTCCGTCGGCCTCTTCCTGGAGGATTTCGGGGTGCTCGTCGACCAGCCACTTGGGCGGGGTCGCCGTCGGGGTACAGAGGACCGCCTGCATCCCGTGGTCGCCGATCAGCGTTATCGCCCGTTCCAGCCACTCGACGTCGAATTCGCCGGGTTCGGCTTCGATTCGGGACCAGGCGAACTCCCCCATCCGAACGTACTCGATTCCCGTTTCGGCCATTCGTTCGATGTCCTCTTCCATCCGCTCCGCCGGCCAGTGCTCCGGAAAGTAACAGACGCCGATACTCATGTACGGCTGTCCGTGGGATGGGACGGATCAATAGTGTTTCGTCCGCCGATAGAAACGAATCGTTCGGGGCCGCGACGTCCCGCTGCTCCGGACGCACCTCAGGTCGCACTCGATCCCGCGAGCTACCGATCGGCGCTGGACTCGTGGAGTCGGCTCGACCGGCGCGACGTCCGCGTCATCGGGTTCGGCCGGCGCCGTCCGGATCGGCTGACGCGTGTTCGCTCTCGCCGTTCGGAGCGTTCGCGTCACCGTCGATCACCTGGAGCGTAACGCTCCCCCGAAGGGTCTCGCCGGACGCCAGCGTCGGATCCTGGTCGACGACCGGGTGGCGGCTGAGCCAGCCGTCGGCGTTCGTGCCCGACAGCGATCGATCGAGGATCAGGAATTCGATGCTTTCGGAGCGGACCTGCGAGCGGACGTGTTGATCGCCGTCCGAACGAACGCCCAGCCCGTGCCCGCCGGCCGCCGTGAGGTCGGCCGCGTACACGTTCCGCTTCGTCCCGCGGAAGTCGTTCGATCCGTGCTTCGTTGCGTCGTTCTTCCAGGGCTGGCCGCTGCGGATACGGATCTCCTCGTGGTTCGGTCGGGATCCGTCCGGAAACGCGCACGCGGTGCCGCCGGGGCGACCAATGTGGGTGTCGGGGTAGACGCTCCACTGCGCGTCCCGGAGCCACGAGAGGGTCATCAGGTCGGTCGCGGTCGGCACCGCGAGGCCGACTTCGCGGGCGTCGACGGAGTCGTGCAACGCGAACTCGTACTCGACTTCGAGCCCGTCAGCGAGCGGGCGAAGCAGGACGGTCCCCGCGGCGTCGTCGTACTCGACGGCGATCGAGACGGCCGCGCCGTCCTCGGCTACGGTCACGTCGGCGACCGTCCGATCCGACAGTCGGTGGTCGATCGCGGACGCGTAGTCCCGCCCCGTCGACTGCTGGGTCGGCGTCAGTGCCAGTTCCGGGGCGTCGACGATCAACGGCGCGCCGTCAGGCGTCCTGACCTCGACGGCCCCACTCTCCCGGTCGATATCCAGGGAGTAGACATCGGTCGCGACCGACAGCGTCCCGTCGTCGTCGGCGAACGGCTCGGTTGCGGGTTCCGAGGGAATCTCGACTCGCGGGGATTCGGGCGTAACCACGATCCTCTCGATCGCGTGTCCCTCGGGATGCGTGACCGTCATCTCGAGGCGATCGTCCTCGACGGGGAGCGTCACCGTCGTCCTCTCGCCCGGCGGAACGTGGATCGGTCGCCGCCCCGAACCGGGCGTCCCCTCGAACCGGATCGATCGATCGGCGAGGTCGACGAACTCGTGGCGATTCTCGATCGTCAGCGTCACGGCGTTGCCGTTGCCGCGCCACTCGGCGTCGGCGACCCGCACCGGCGAGTACACCTTCTTGACGTGCCAGTACTCGGGGCGGGACCGTCGATTGCGGTCGAGGAGTCCCCAGCGGTATTCGCCCCACTGTTCGAGGTGGTCGCCGCCCGCCCAGATAGCGGCGCCGGCGACCGAGTCGGCCGCCCGGCACTGCTCCCAGATCAGTTCGAAGGGGAGTCCCCACTCGTCGCGGAGCCCCGGATCGGTCACCAGTTCCCGATCGTTGTAGCAGTACGTGTGGGCGGCCTCGTCGAACAGGATCGGCTCGTCCAGGTCGGCGTGCTCCTCGACCGTCGACCCGGTTCGGAAGGCGGGATAGTGGTGAGCGCGCACGTCGTAGACGTCGTGCCACGGATCGTCGGGATCGTACGCGTCGTGGTTGAAGATCGTCGGACGCGTCGGATCGAGTTCCGCCACCAGTCTCCCGGCGGCGTCGAACGCGTCGTACCACTCGGACTCGTTGGCGATCGACCAGAGACAGACCGACGCGCGGTTTTTGTCCCGTTCGACCATCTCAAGCGTCTGGCGGAGCACCACGTCAGGGTCGGGATCGCCGCGGCCGCGGCCGACGAACATGTGCGGCGCCTCCATCTCGACGACGATGCCGAGTTCGTCGCAGGCGTCGAGGAACGCCTCGGAGGTCGGGTGGTGGGCCGTCCGCACGTAGTTGACGTTCGCCTCCTTCAGGCGCCGCGCGTCCTCGCGGGTGATCTCGGCCGGCACGGCGTGACCGTGTTCGGCGAGGTGGATCTCCTCCCAGTTGACGCCCCGCAGCGTGACGGCCTCGCCGTTCAGGCGGAGCTCGTTCCCGACGACCGAAACGTCGCGGATACCGATGCGCTCGCTGATCGTTTCGGTCGTCCCGTCGGCCTCGATCGTCACGTCGACCGTGTACAGGCGCGGCTGCTCCGGATTCCACGGCTGCGGATCCGACGCCTCGAGTTCGAACGAGCATTCGCCTGACGAGCCGGCGTCGAGGGCCGACACGGGCCGTTCGGCGGTCGCGACCGTCGCCCCCTCCGGATCGGTTAGCGTAACGGTGACGGTCGCCGACTCAACCCCCCTCGCGCCAGCGTTGCGTATCGCCGTCTCGACGGTTACGGCCGCCGACGACCCGCGAAGGCCGGTCGTGACGTCGCACGCCGCGACGTGAACGTCGGGGACCGAGAGCAATGTCACGTCCCGCGTGATCCCGCCAGTGACGTTCTGCCAGCCCATGTCGTCCGCCGGCGACTGCTGGGCGACCGCCACGGCCAGCGCGTTCGCGCCGTCCGCGGTCACCGCATCCGTGGCGTCGACCTCGAACGGGGTGTAGCCGCCGACGTGGTGACCGACTTCGGAGTCGTTGACAAATACGCGCGCCTCGCTGTAGACTGCGTCGAAGCGCAGGAGGAGCCGCCCGTCGGCCCACCCGTCGGGAACCTCAAACTCTCGGCGGTACCAGCCGAGCGTTCCGTCAGGCGGGTACCACTCCTCGGAACCGCTCGGGACGGCGTAGCCGTCGTAGGCCCACTGGCCCGGCACGTCCTCGTCGTGCCACTCGACGCCGAGGTCCTCGATCGTATCGTAGTCGAGCCACAGAACCGCGCCGTCCGGCACCGCCTGAAATCCGCGCTCGATCCGATCGTCGGAAAGCGCGGTATCGAACGCCCGCGTCGACGCGACGGCGACGTCGAGATCGGACCCGCCGACGACGAACCGCGCGTCGCTACTCGCCAGGTCGGTGGCGTCGTGCGTCGACGAACCCACCCGAGCGCCGTCGACGTAGAGGCGCAACTCGTCGCGGGCGACGACGACGGTAACCGTGTGCCACTCGCCCGTCGAAAGATCGCCGCCGCTGACGCTCGGCCAGTCCCCGGCGTCGGTCTGCAGCCAGAAGCTGACGGTTCCGTCGTAGATACCCAGCCCGAACTGTTCGGCGCCGTCGGCGACGGCGCTGTGGCCCCTGTCCAGCACCGGTCCGTCGCCCCCGTCGTACTTCACCGTCGTCCGGAGGGTAAAGCCCGGCGACGAGAAGTCCAGGGTTTCGTCGGCGGCCACCGAGACGTAGCCGTCGCCGGAGACGTCGACGCCCCGACCGTCGCGTCCCGGGACGATCGCCGGATCGCCGTACAGCACGCCGTCGTTACCCGCGCCGGACTCGTCCGGGGTCACCCCGCTTTCGACTTCGTTCAGCGGTAGCCAGGCGACGGCGCTGTCCGGAACGCGATCGAATCCGCGATCGATCCGGTCCGTCGAGAGCACCGTGTCGAACGCTCGAAACGAGTCGACCACGGGAGACCCGTGGTCGTCGTTCCCCGAGTCGTAGCCCAGGTGGAGCGGCGAGTCGGCGCTGGGAAGCGACGAGAAGTCGTGGCTCGTCGCTCCGATCTCGGTCGTCCCGAGGTAGAGTCTGATCTCGCTGTCGTCGACGACCAGCGTCGTCGTGTACCAGTGCCCGCGGCTGAGGTCGCCGGCGTCGATGCCGGGCCAGTTCCCGCCGCCCTCCGTCCAGAAGGACAGCTGGCCGCCCCAGACGCCCAGCGCGTACTGATCCCCCTTCGCATAAAGCGGGCCGTCGCCGGCGTATTTGAACGTCAACTGGATCGAAAATCCGGGCTCGGTAAAGTCGACGCCGTCGGCGTCACCGACCGCGACGTAGCTCTCGTCGGCGAGGTCGACCGCCCGTTCCGTCGGATCCGTGACGATCGGCGGCTCGTTCCGAAGCGTTCCGTCGTTGCCGGCCCCGGAGAGATCCGGTGTGACGCGCCTCGACGAGGACGACGGCGGTCGCTCGCCGGGCGAGAGCGCGAACTCCCACGTTCCGTTCAGCGACCGCGTTCCCCCCGCGTCGGTCGTGGCGGGACGGGGCGTCAACTGTATCGACGAGAGCACGTCGTCGTATTCGTTCACCGGCGCTACGCTGGCACCCCCGATCGGGAGCGTCGCACCCAACGCGGCGCCCGAAACGGCCGAAAGTACGGTTCGACGGTGGAGAGACGGCTCTCCGATGCCGCGGTTGCTGTTATCTCTTGACATAGACGTGGTCCGGACTATAACACACATCAATAAGTAATAAATGTATGGAAGAGACGACGGCGATAAAGATCCTCCATATTGAGCCGATCGGACCGCTGCGTCAGGTCCAAAGTCGGCGCGTCGCTTCGAAAATCCGGTTCCGTCCGCCGGCCGGCGATCGAAACCGAGATCGGGCGTCCGACGCCGCGTCAGCGCCCCGCTTGCACGTACTGGTCGAGATCGACGTCGGTGTCGGTCGTCTTGGTCTTGACCGACTCCGTCGTGTCGGCATCGAAGAGATAGAGATCGTCCTCGTCGAAGCCGAACGTGACGGTCATCCCCTCGTCGGGGTGGACTTCGCTGTCGATGCGGGCGGTCAGGTCGATCTCGCCCATTTTGGCGTACAGGAAGTTCTCGTTACCCATCTGCTCGACGACGGTGACCTCGCTGGGCATGCTTCCGTCGGAGACGAGATCGAGGTCCTCCGGTCGCACGCCGACGCGGACTCGGTCCCGACCGTCGACGAGCGAGGGGTCCTCGAGCGCGTACTCGAACCCGCCTGGCCCGCGGAGGACGGCCCCGTCCACGTCGGCGGAAAGGAGGTTGATGCTCGGACTGCCGATGAAGCCCGCGACGAACTCGTTGGCCGGCGATCGATAGACCTCGCTTGCCGTGCCGACCTGCTGGAGTTCGCCCCCGTTGAGGACGGCGATGCGATCGCCCATCGCCATCGCCTCGGTCTGATCGTGCGTCACGTACGCCGTGGTCACGCTCAGTTCCTGTTGGAGTTCCTGGAGTTCGGTCCGCATCGTCGAGCGGAGCTTGGCGTCCAGGTTCGACAGCGGCTCGTCCATGAGGAACACTTCGGGATCGCGGATGATCGCCCGCCCGAGCGCGACTCGCTGTTGCTGGCCGCCGGAGAGCTCCCTTGGCTTCTGATCGAGTAGATCCTCGATCCCGAGCAGTTCCGCGACGGAGTGAACCTCGGCGTCGATCTCATCGGACGACAGTTTGGTCGAGAGGCGGAGCGGGAACCCGATGTTCTTCCCCACGGTCATGTGGGGGTACAGCGCATAGTTTTGGAACACCATCGCGACGTCCCGCTCTCGCGCGCGTTGGTCGGTCACGTCCTGTCCGTCGAATTCGATGGCGCCGTCCGTCACGTCTTCTAACCCGGCGATACATCGGAGCGTGGTCGTCTTTCCGCAGCCGGACGGACCGACGAAGACGAGAAACTCCCCGTCCTCGATCGTCAGGTCGAAATCGTCGACTGCGACGATCTGTTCACCGCCGTCACCGTACTCCTTGCGTAAATTCGTAATGTCGATTGTTGCCATTGTGAGCACACCTTATTCTTTGACCGCTCCCGAGAGGATTCCCTTGATGAAGTACTGCTGCATGGTCAGGAACACGACGAATATCGGCGTCACGGCGAGCGACGTGGCGACCATGATCTGGTCGAAGTAGACGCGCTGTTGGTCGACGAGATCCGCCAGCGCGAGCGGGATCGTGTACACCTCCGGATCCTGCAGGACCACCAGCGGATAGAGGAACGCCTGCCACTGGTTGAGAAACAGGATGATCGACAGGGCCGCGAGCGACGGGAGCATGGTCGGGAGCGCGATCTTGTAGTACAGCTGGAACTCCGTCGCACCGTCCATCCGCGCCGACTCCAGCAGCGAGTCGGGGATCGCCTTCATGTTCTGGCGCATCAGAAAGATCCCGAGCGGGTTCGCCGCCCACGGCAGGATCACTGCCAGGAACGAGTTGGTCCAACCGATCTGGGTTATCAGCAGGTACAGCGGGATGATCAGCAGCTGGATCGGCAGGACCAGCGTCGCCAGAATGAAGTAGAACAGGGGTTCCTTGAACCGGAACTCGTACTTCGCGAAGGCGAACCCGGCCATCGAACAGAGGATCAGCGACAGGATCGTGTACGAGACCGCGATGATGATGCTGTTTTGCATGCTGTTGACGAAGTCGACGTTCTCCTGAAGCGCCCGGAAGTTCTCGAGCCAGTGGGCCCCCGGAATCAACCGTGGCGGCCACGAGAAGAACTCCGACTGCGGGATCGTCGCGGCGACGATCATCCAGTACAGCGGGATCATCACGAGCACCACCAGCGTCAACAGGAAGATGTAGCTTCCGAACTTCCACAGCGCTTCGTCGCGTTCTTGCGATCGCACTACTTCTCACCTCCGTACTTAATCTGGACGATGGACATAGCACTAACGATTATCACGAGCAGCACCGAGACGGCGCTGGCGTATCCCAGGTTGAGCTGGAGGAACGCCTGATTGTAGATGTACTGGACGACGGTGATCGTCGCGTTCGACGGGCCGCCGCCGGTGATGATGTACGGTTCGGAGAAGATCTGGAAGGTCCCGATCGTCGAGGAGACGACGACGAACAGCAACACCGGTCTGATCTGCGGTAGCGTCACGTATCGGAACTTCTGCCACCGCGTCGCACCGTCGATCTCCGCG
It includes:
- a CDS encoding DHH family phosphoesterase — protein: MGFRLVLGFGTVGRHVVEQLPDQGGRLLVITEDQHVVETLRDESVPARRADPTAPETIASLETPDVIFVAGDRTDVNRTALERARAQFPDASIVVYMGGNATAADRAACRDLADHVVDAERALVDRVLDDTVSTSAQAAIRLRDHLKSIDGRLAVVMHDNPDPDAIGSAVALADIATAIGVDADACYYGDISHQENRAMVNLLGLDLRNLDPGDSLEEYAAFALIDHSRPGVNDQLPPGLHVDIVIDHHPPRGPVPADFVDLREHVGATSTVLTEYLDRFSVSLDEGTATALLYGIRVDTNDFTREVSAADFNAASVLRPHVDITVLEQIEQPTVEGETLETIARAIKNREQRDSVAVASVGRLSNRDALPQAAEQLLAMEGIETTLVFGFKDEMAYLSARSRANDVDLGETLRDAFDQIGSAGGHADMAGAQLEIGILGSTDDQQEVDSIVSVVEEVITNRFFEAIWTQPGIPVGASGGTSEWLFTSEAGDGEPE
- a CDS encoding beta-galactosidase, translating into MSIGVCYFPEHWPAERMEEDIERMAETGIEYVRMGEFAWSRIEAEPGEFDVEWLERAITLIGDHGMQAVLCTPTATPPKWLVDEHPEILQEEADGTTRHYGSRRHYCYNSAVYRRETRRIVGALADRFADHPAIAGWQTDNEFGCHGTVRCYCDDCASAFRTWLRERYDGIDRLNEAWGTAFWSQDLNVFAQVDPPRHTAASHHPSRLLDYYRFSSDSVVEYNRLQTEILREADDDWFVTHNFMSHFDALDAYDLSADLDFASWDSYPTGHVQAQRETVSRDELRVGDPDQIGLDHDLFRSATGSPLWVMEQQPGDINWPPYSPQPGDGAMRLWAHSAVAHGADVVSYFRWRRCRMGQEQYHSGLLTQDGAPDAGLQDATRAARELADLGETVGDSLSVPDAAVAIVHSYDNAWAIGIERNTPDFDYWQHLETYYRALRRRSVTVDVVPPRADLDGYDAIVAPTLYLADDELAARLDDYVAAGGELLVTMRSGVKDPYNKLHDAPQPGPLRDLVGAEIRRHESVPAELESAISYGGERFDSRVWNEWLSPTAEAVDVLGRYEGERADGEVAIVRNPVGDGNVTYVGTWPDDDLASALVGDLLDRADCETADPLPEQVRFARRDGLTWIANYRSEPLAIAAPSDATWFLGGSEIEAYDVAVTDAPPTDLALNER
- a CDS encoding glycoside hydrolase family 2 TIM barrel-domain containing protein: MSRDNSNRGIGEPSLHRRTVLSAVSGAALGATLPIGGASVAPVNEYDDVLSSIQLTPRPATTDAGGTRSLNGTWEFALSPGERPPSSSSRRVTPDLSGAGNDGTLRNEPPIVTDPTERAVDLADESYVAVGDADGVDFTEPGFSIQLTFKYAGDGPLYAKGDQYALGVWGGQLSFWTEGGGNWPGIDAGDLSRGHWYTTTLVVDDSEIRLYLGTTEIGATSHDFSSLPSADSPLHLGYDSGNDDHGSPVVDSFRAFDTVLSTDRIDRGFDRVPDSAVAWLPLNEVESGVTPDESGAGNDGVLYGDPAIVPGRDGRGVDVSGDGYVSVAADETLDFSSPGFTLRTTVKYDGGDGPVLDRGHSAVADGAEQFGLGIYDGTVSFWLQTDAGDWPSVSGGDLSTGEWHTVTVVVARDELRLYVDGARVGSSTHDATDLASSDARFVVGGSDLDVAVASTRAFDTALSDDRIERGFQAVPDGAVLWLDYDTIEDLGVEWHDEDVPGQWAYDGYAVPSGSEEWYPPDGTLGWYRREFEVPDGWADGRLLLRFDAVYSEARVFVNDSEVGHHVGGYTPFEVDATDAVTADGANALAVAVAQQSPADDMGWQNVTGGITRDVTLLSVPDVHVAACDVTTGLRGSSAAVTVETAIRNAGARGVESATVTVTLTDPEGATVATAERPVSALDAGSSGECSFELEASDPQPWNPEQPRLYTVDVTIEADGTTETISERIGIRDVSVVGNELRLNGEAVTLRGVNWEEIHLAEHGHAVPAEITREDARRLKEANVNYVRTAHHPTSEAFLDACDELGIVVEMEAPHMFVGRGRGDPDPDVVLRQTLEMVERDKNRASVCLWSIANESEWYDAFDAAGRLVAELDPTRPTIFNHDAYDPDDPWHDVYDVRAHHYPAFRTGSTVEEHADLDEPILFDEAAHTYCYNDRELVTDPGLRDEWGLPFELIWEQCRAADSVAGAAIWAGGDHLEQWGEYRWGLLDRNRRSRPEYWHVKKVYSPVRVADAEWRGNGNAVTLTIENRHEFVDLADRSIRFEGTPGSGRRPIHVPPGERTTVTLPVEDDRLEMTVTHPEGHAIERIVVTPESPRVEIPSEPATEPFADDDGTLSVATDVYSLDIDRESGAVEVRTPDGAPLIVDAPELALTPTQQSTGRDYASAIDHRLSDRTVADVTVAEDGAAVSIAVEYDDAAGTVLLRPLADGLEVEYEFALHDSVDAREVGLAVPTATDLMTLSWLRDAQWSVYPDTHIGRPGGTACAFPDGSRPNHEEIRIRSGQPWKNDATKHGSNDFRGTKRNVYAADLTAAGGHGLGVRSDGDQHVRSQVRSESIEFLILDRSLSGTNADGWLSRHPVVDQDPTLASGETLRGSVTLQVIDGDANAPNGESEHASADPDGAGRTR
- a CDS encoding ABC transporter ATP-binding protein; amino-acid sequence: MATIDITNLRKEYGDGGEQIVAVDDFDLTIEDGEFLVFVGPSGCGKTTTLRCIAGLEDVTDGAIEFDGQDVTDQRARERDVAMVFQNYALYPHMTVGKNIGFPLRLSTKLSSDEIDAEVHSVAELLGIEDLLDQKPRELSGGQQQRVALGRAIIRDPEVFLMDEPLSNLDAKLRSTMRTELQELQQELSVTTAYVTHDQTEAMAMGDRIAVLNGGELQQVGTASEVYRSPANEFVAGFIGSPSINLLSADVDGAVLRGPGGFEYALEDPSLVDGRDRVRVGVRPEDLDLVSDGSMPSEVTVVEQMGNENFLYAKMGEIDLTARIDSEVHPDEGMTVTFGFDEDDLYLFDADTTESVKTKTTDTDVDLDQYVQAGR
- a CDS encoding carbohydrate ABC transporter permease is translated as MRSQERDEALWKFGSYIFLLTLVVLVMIPLYWMIVAATIPQSEFFSWPPRLIPGAHWLENFRALQENVDFVNSMQNSIIIAVSYTILSLILCSMAGFAFAKYEFRFKEPLFYFILATLVLPIQLLIIPLYLLITQIGWTNSFLAVILPWAANPLGIFLMRQNMKAIPDSLLESARMDGATEFQLYYKIALPTMLPSLAALSIILFLNQWQAFLYPLVVLQDPEVYTIPLALADLVDQQRVYFDQIMVATSLAVTPIFVVFLTMQQYFIKGILSGAVKE